In one Cercospora beticola chromosome 1, complete sequence genomic region, the following are encoded:
- a CDS encoding uncharacterized protein (antiSMASH:Cluster_2~BUSCO:EOG09263UN3), giving the protein MAQKGVPSLRCLRALRSIALSDGHRCYSTPPTASKQPPPPRPRPQPPSPQIPARIAADYQPGFRKRAKSDDDAEHIPQPLTRPIGMSSPPQPGENMGLDNRTLSQRRDDFVDFDKHMERRRTMTKQISKPYFRDWSNLRFHRGKIFKANERLFRADLSLWFPNFFGKTLSKEAEHIKDETGGWRKDGYKGLGRDTCEVMEGKVSVVSIVSSTWAQAQVDTFVSEEQNPELYEVLRENTGVAQRVWINHEENTLRWWLLQAFRSNLRRQLSTDEQHRYFMVRRGVSEIMKESIGLLNEKVGYVYLVDPDCKIRWAGSADAEPAEREGMVKGLRRLIQEARLPRDQRRDSAQQLEYAVADIVEAPKAAGVGS; this is encoded by the coding sequence ATGGCGCAGAAAGGAGTCCCATCTCTGCGGTGTCTCCGCGCATTGCGCAGCATAGCGCTGTCTGACGGGCATAGATGCTACTCTACACCGCCGACTGCCTCCAAacagcctcctccaccgcggCCCCGTCCACAACCGCCCTCACCCCAGATTCCCGCTCGCATCGCCGCCGATTACCAGCCTGGCTTTCGCAAGCGAGCCAAATCAGATGATGATGCGGAACACATCCCTCAGCCCCTCACGCGGCCTATTGGAATGTCCAGCCCGCCGCAGCCAGGCGAGAATATGGGCCTCGACAACCGGACATTGAGCCAGCGTCGAGATGACTTCGTGGATTTCGACAAGCACATGGAGCGGCGACGAACGATGACGAAACAGATTAGCAAACCCTACTTCCGGGACTGGAGCAACCTACGCTTTCATCGCGGGAAGATTTTCAAAGCCAATGAAAGATTATTCCGAGCAGACCTCAGCTTGTGGTTTCCGAATTTCTTCGGCAAAACGCTTAGCAAAGAAGCAGAACATATCAAAGATGAGACAGGGGGCTGGCGAAAGGATGGTTACAAGGGCTTGGGTAGGGACACTTGCGAGGTCATGGAGGGCAAGGTCAGCGTCGTGAGCATTGTGTCCAGCACGTGGGCCCAGGCGCAAGTCGATACATTTGTGAGCGAGGAGCAAAACCCGGAACTGTACGAAGTCCTCAGAGAAAACACAGGTGTAGCACAAAGGGTGTGGATCAACCACGAGGAGAATACATTGCGGTGGTGGCTTTTGCAGGCCTTCCGGAGCAACCTACGGCGCCAGCTCTCTACGGACGAGCAGCACAGATACTTCATGGTGCGACGAGGTGTGAGCGAGATCATGAAGGAGTCGATCGGGCTGCTGAACGAGAAAGTGGGATATGTGTATCTGGTCGATCCCGACTGCAAGATTCGATGGGCTGGGAGTGCAGACGCCGAGCCTGCAGAACGCGAGGGCATGGTCAAGGGGCTCCGGAGACTTATCCAAGAGGCTAGATTGCCACGGGACCAGAGACGCGACTCCGCGCAGCAACTCGAATACGCTGTTGCCGACATCGTGGAGGCTCCCAAAGCTGCAGGAGTAGGCTCATGA
- a CDS encoding uncharacterized protein (antiSMASH:Cluster_2~SMCOG1093:Beta-ketoacyl synthase), producing the protein METVPSLIAFGALAPWPSLNWQVRLRATLKENRALEPIVAAVLELPLLWEALRRNDDHLDQFSGKAAAEDLAKWLAEDTDDRQSQENRNAMTMPITVISHIVQYLEFLRRSDNSVDHASLLEHVAKRGGIQGFCAGLLSALAVASARHVSDVGLYAASSIRLAFCAGVYVDMDQERSTRFTKLAVRWPRGMLCSTIEQVLTKFPDTYISVLRDERDATITCPESALKQLQEALAREGVSTRDTGSLGRYHHEAYRGIPEHILKVCGPHLEPAFTNVSLVLSNTDGTPFQENNVVIMVLRSLLEDQANWHDTMSKAAATFAAGDFGSYILGIGTDAIPQSVARHAHTRRMATNTSDLTDVMPPRTHRASISFTPSINDNNPKHAIAVIGMACKFPGADSVDEFWSLLLQKRSMLSKMPAERFKSGASSRSNDDIKFWGNFIADIDAWDNKFFRKSAREALSTDPQQRHLLQVTYQALQDSGYFSNVSQPRDIGAYIGACSSDYDFNVASHPPTAYTTIGTLRAFLSGKISHHFGWSGPSLTFDTACSSSAVAIHTACKALQSGECSQAIAGGATLFSSPYLYENLAAAHFLSPSGATKPFDAGADGYCRGEGVGVVVLKRLDDAIADGDAIRGLILGSAVNQNSNCVPITVPHSESQASLYRKVAKEAGINPHSIDFVEAHGTGTPVGDPIEMESIREAFAGATHRSSPLFVSSVKGAIGHLEGASGVAALIKAILQLEHREVVPQASFTTLNPRIPPLDPNHIRIPTSAQKLGQQRLTACVNNYGAAGSNATLMLSEAPRRQPRSPSSGIAERYPIMLSAASPGSLIAYCKALNTFVSSWRGSHAPAEHSKLLPDLAYSLSRHQDQSHTHALAFTTASANLGELQAQLQKQTVEHNTITEVRQQPPLILCFGGQGADSVALDQRVWESSTILRRHLDRCHDLLLEMGYPGIYPYIFQTEPVTDVIAHNSILFAMQYASAQSWIDAGLQVDCLVGHSLGQLTALSVSGILTLRDGLKFVAGRAALMVQRWGPEPGSMVVLDADEEKTCQMTSALTEHNPHHQYEIACYNGPKCHVVVGDRMSAAALIDEATKIGMRHKALDVKYGFHSRFTDDLYPELDQLAASLEIQKPKIALESCTKDSSWDAPTSKLIAAHTRDPVYFKQAVQRVSERLGPCTWLEAGSNSTVIGLAARIVGVSSDVPNKFLPVALNKPNSLESLADTTVDLRKRGHKLQFWNFHHSQQADYDMLRLPPYEFEKHKHWLELVIPGPAENLSQSKAQPSSPQLPATLISLIKSDWQGHRFAINPRSPEFEILAKGHNVLGKRSCPPSIYIDLAARAACHVRRDHQDQVLPEVTGLQIGPSMSLDAEGSIELLLQPFGADWRFSLKTVGPDSKYTEHASGTVGLQTKDAAMEADFVRFERLANRDLITTLLRDAEESLSGSMVYKVLSSLVDYAEHYRGVRHVCARSQQVAGKVVLPKELANCLYEGSIINTALLNYFTQVAGIYANFMCNQPEGHIFKLSSVDVVRTGPSFQPLSANSFSEAVYEVLVYASPGSQEIANDIFVYDAATGRLMLYILGAVFKSSELVPTATVHAVTPSLEPTATMTRSHNPEAPSLAGKGTVTLNDPVQRKPVPPNSTVSSHATKDTKAIIHARLCYILQELADIRPADVTGSATFDGLGIDSLMIMEIVGELAKAFSLELYLDDVVELENMDALLAYLERRGCGSAKAETFESDARRQSETSTTELSPRTSRAMSYGSIATPLTPASEIAWQSGDLPSHLSALVCAYLHLDTELHGPENLADVGFDSLVAIEITSDIRRQFSLVVDLEDLDERSTFADLVRLVTGEKMPTSPAIADPTKCERPATAPHNMPPHPVHAPESRNDVAVSTLFDNVRLKFDTYAEQTGFQGFWTQVCPLQSHLVVAYVVEALEKLGCDLKALSSGQKVPPIQVENKHKHLMARMELILADAGLLEPRNNSYFRTEKPMPKEPSSALFTEMLARHPQHTSETKLLNITASNLAACLTGTADPLRLLFADPVNKEILADVYDSAPMCQAITRLLADYLSQILSSPHYSPSSSTTEPFRICEVGAGTGATARHIIAFLETLGINFEYHFTDISGALVSAAKRKFRNLPGFDKMVFSNLDCNALPAEELKGKFDVVIATNCIHATPHASRSAKNVKALLKNDGVFCLVEFTRSLYWFDLVYGLLEGWWLFDDGRTHALADEHFWNKSLRDAGFGHVSWTSGDTLESQTMRLICAFP; encoded by the exons ATGGAAACTGTTCCATCTCTGATAGCATTTGGGGCACTGGCTCCATGGCCTAGCTTAAATTGGCAGGTCCGACTCAGGGCTACTCTGAAAGAAAATCGAGCACTGGAACCAATAGTCGCCGCTGTACTCGAGCTTCCTTTGCTATGGGAAGCGTTGCGCCGGAACGATGACCATCTAGACCAGTTTTCCGgcaaagctgcagcagaagacTTGGCGAAATGGCTGGCGGAGGATACTGATGACCGCCAATCCCAGGAGAACCGCAACGCCATGACCATGCCCATTACTGTTATCTCACATATAGTCCAGTACCTGGAATTTCTGCGGCGAAGCGACAACTCCGTCGATCATGCTTCGTTGCTGGAGCACGTCGCCAAGCGAGGTGGCATTCAAGGCTTCTGTGCCGGACTGCTCAGCGCTCTGGCAGTAGCCAGCGCAAGGCACGTATCAGATGTTGGGCTTTATGCCGCGAGCTCGATTCGACTTGCCTTTTGCGCTGGAGTGTATGTCGACATGGACCAGGAACGCTCCACGCGGTTCACAAAGCTTGCTGTACGATGGCCACGAGGAATGCTATGCTCCACGATTGAGCAAGTGCTGACAAAATTTCCGGAT ACATACATCAGCGTGCTGCGAGACGAGAGAGATGCCACCATTACGTGTCCGGAGTCAGCACTCAAGCAATTACAAGAAGCCTTGGCTCGCGAGGGAGTTTCCACTCGTGATACCGGCTCACTCGGCCGTTACCACCATGAAGCATACAGAGGAATACCCGAACACATCTTGAAAGTCTGTGGCCCGCATCTTGAGCCTGCTTTCACCAACGTCAGCCTCGTACTTTCCAACACAGATGGAACGCCGTTTCAGGAGAATAACGTTGTCATCATGGTGCTACGCAGCCTGTTAGAGGACCAAGCGAATTGGCACGACACCATGTCAAAAGCTGCTGCCACTTTCGCTGCAGGAGATTTTGGATCGTACATACTTGGAATAGGCACGGACGCAATACCACAGTCGGTGGCGAGACACGCACACACTCGCAGAATGGCCACTAACACCAGTGACCTTACGGATGTAATGCCGCCAAGGACACACCGGGCGTCAATATCATTCACGCCCTCGATAAATGACAATAACCCCAAACACGCCATTGCCGTTATTGGTATGGCCTGTAAATTCCCGGGTGCCGATTCTGTGGACGAGTTTTGgagtcttcttctccaaaaaAGGTCCATGTTGTCAAAGATGCCGGCAGAGCGCTTCAAATCAGGGGCTTCCTCAAGATCAAATGATGACATCAAATTTTGGGGCAACTTCATTGCTGACATCGATGCTTGGGACAACAAGTTTTTCAGAAAATCTGCCAGAGAAGCCCTCTCGACTGACCcgcagcagcggcatctTCTGCAAGTCACATATCAGGCTCTCCAGGACTCTGGCTACTTTTCCAATGTCTCACAGCCTCGAGACATCGGTGCCTACATAGGAGCCTGCTCTTCCGATTACGACTTCAACGTAGCCTCACATCCTCCCACTGCATATACTACAATCGGAACTCTTCGAGCGTTCTTGAGTGGCAAGATCTCGCATCATTTTGGGTGGTCTGGGCCGTCCCTGACTTTTGACACAGCTTGCTCTTCATCAGCTGTTGCAATACATACAGCCTGCAAAGCTCTTCAGAGCGGTGAATGCTCGCAAGCTATTGCTGGCGGCGCAACTCTCTTCAGCAGCCCGTACCTGTACGAGAATCTGGCAGCTGCTCATTTCCTCAGCCCAAGCGGTGCGACGAAGCCATTTGATGCAGGCGCAGATGGGTACTGTCGCGGCGAAGGCGTAGGTGTCGTGGTGCTGAAGAGATTGGATGATGCAATTGCAGATGGAGATGCAATACGTGGTCTGATCCTTGGCTCAGCTGTCAATCAGAACAGCAATTGCGTTCCCATAACGGTGCCGCACTCGGAGTCTCAAGCCTCACTGTATCGCAAGGTAGCCAAGGAAGCCGGCATAAATCCTCACAGCATCGACTTTGTCGAGGCACACGGGACTGGGACACCGGTGGGCGACCCCATAGAGATGGAAAGCATTCGAGAAGCTTTCGCCGGCGCTACTCACAGAAGCTCGCCGTTATTCGTGTCTTCGGTCAAAGGTGCGATCGGTCATCTAGAAGGCGCTTCCGGAGTTGCAGCACTCATCAAGGCCATCTTGCAACTAGAGCATAGAGAAGTGGTCCCACAAGCATCGTTCACCACACTGAACCCACGCATTCCGCCGCTTGACCCGAATCACATACGTATACCGACCTCAGCACAGAAGCTTGGCCAACAGCGTCTGACCGCTTGTGTGAACAATTACGGTGCAGCTGGTAGCAATGCTACTCTGATGCTGTCGGAGGCGCCACGTCGCCAACCTAGATCTCCGAGCTCCGGCATTGCGGAGAGATATCCCATCATGCTGTCTGCAGCGTCCCCAGGTAGCTTGATCGCATATTGCAAAGCGTTGAACACGTTTGTGTCCTCGTGGCGCGGGTCGCATGCACCTGCTGAACATTCCAAGCTTCTACCCGATCTGGCATACAGCCTTTCGAGGCATCAGGATCAATCTCATACACACGCCCTCGCCTTTACAACTGCATCCGCAAATCTTGGAGAGCTGCAGGCTCAGCTGCAGAAGCAGACGGTAGAACACAACACTATCACAGAAGTGCGACAGCAGCCTCCGCTAATTCTGTGCTTTGGAGGCCAAGGCGCAGACTCAGTTGCGCTCGACCAACGAGTCTGGGAGTCttcgactatactacgccGTCACTTGGACCGTTGCCATGATTTACTGCTTGAAATGGGCTATCCGGGCATCTACCCATACATTTTCCAAACAGAGCCCGTCACGGACGTTATTGCGCACAATTCGATCCTGTTTGCTATGCAATACGCCAGCGCCCAGTCATGGATCGATGCGGGCCTGCAAGTTGATTGTCTGGTGGGACATAGCCTTGGCCAACTTACCGCTCTGAGTGTTTCTGGCATCCTGACACTTCGAGATGGTCTGAAATTTGTCGCTGGCAGAGCCGCCTTGATGGTACAGCGATGGGGCCCAGAGCCTGGCTCAATGGTCGTGCTAGATGCGGATGAGGAGAAGACTTGTCAGATGACTTCAGCTCTCACCGAACACAATCCTCACCATCAGTACGAAATCGCTTGCTACAATGGCCCAAAATGTCACGTGGTGGTTGGCGACCGGATGTCTGCCGCAGCCTTGATTGACGAGGCCACAAAGATTGGCATGCGACACAAAGCACTCGATGTGAAGTATGGCTTCCACTCGCGCTTCACAGACGACCTTTATCCCGAGCTAGACCAGCTCGCAGCTTCACTTGAGATCCAAAAACCAAAAATCGCTCTCGAAAGCTGTACTAAGGACAGTAGCTGGGATGCGCCGACCTCCAAACTCATAGCAGCTCACACACGAGACCCAGTGTACTTCAAGCAAGCTGTACAGCGCGTGAGCGAGCGGCTAGGTCCGTGTACCTGGCTCGAAGCTGGTTCTAACTCCACAGTCATCGGTCTTGCAGCACGAATCGTGGGCGTCTCCAGCGATGTTCCAAACAAATTTCTGCCTGTTGCATTGAACAAGCCAAATTCTCTCGAAAGTCTGGCAGATACCACAGTTGACTTGCGGAAGCGTGGCCATAAGTTGCAATTCTGGAACTTTCACCACTCGCAGCAAGCAGATTATGATATGCTGAGGCTACCGCCGTATGAGTTCGAGAAGCATAAGCACTGGCTGGAGCTTGTGATCCCAGGGCCAGCGGAAAATCTTTCGCAATCCAAAGCACAGCCATCTTCACCACAATTGCCAGCAACACTCATCAGCTTGATTAAGTCCGATTGGCAAGGTCATCGTTTTGCCATCAATCCTCGTAGTCCAGAATTCGAGATACTGGCCAAAGGGCATAACGTTTTGGGCAAACGTTCCTGCCCTCCCTCAATCTATATCGACCTTGCAGCACGCGCTGCGTGTCATGTCAGGCGTGACCACCAAGATCAAGTGTTGCCAGAGGTCACTGGCCTGCAGATCGGACCGTCCATGAGTCTGGACGCAGAAGGCAGCATCGAGCTCCTGCTTCAGCCTTTCGGAGCCGATTGGAGATTCTCGCTCAAGACCGTTGGCCCTGATAGCAAATATACTGAGCACGCTTCAGGTACAGTGGGCTTGCAGACCAAGGATGCTGCCATGGAAGCCGACTTTGTACGCTTTGAGAGACTTGCCAATCGCGATCTCATCACTACTCTTCTCCGAGATGCGGAAGAATCCCTTTCAGGATCGATGGTGTATAAAGTCTTGTCATCACTTGTGGACTACGCTGAGCACTACCGAGGAGTTCGCCATGTCTGCGCACGGAGCCAGCAAGTTGCTGGGAAAGTTGTCTTGCCCAAGGAGCTTGCAAATTGTTTGTACGAGGGCAGCATCATCAATACCGCGCTGCTCAACTACTTCACACAGGTTGCAGGCATATATGCCAATTTCATGTGCAATCAGCCGGAAGGACATATCTTCAAATTATCCAGTGTCGATGTCGTTCGGACAGGCCCCAGTTTTCAGCCACTGAGCGCAAATAGCTTCTCCGAGGCTGTCTACGAAGTCCTTGTATACGCTTCTCCTGGATCTCAAGAAATCGCCAACGACATCTTCGTCTATGATGCGGCTACTGGCAGGCTTATGCTTTATATCCTGGGCGCTGTTTTCAAGAGTTCAGAGCTAGTACCGACAGCAACAGTACATGCTGTTACTCCTTCGCTGGAGCCCACAGCCACAATGACAAGATCGCACAATCCAGAAGCGCCTTCCCTAGCTGGAAAGGGTACCGTCACATTGAATGATCCTGTTCAAAGAAAGCCCGTTCCGCCTAACTCCACGGTCTCAAGTCATGCAACAAAAGACACGAAAGCTATTATCCACGCACGACTGTGTTATATATTGCAAGAACTTGCAGATATCCGACCCGCAGATGTCACAGGAAGTGCCACTTTCGATGGCCTGGGCATTGATTCGCTGATGATCATGGAGATCGTTGGTGAACTCGCAAAAGCATTCAGCCTCGAACTGTACCTGGACGATGTGGTAGAACTTGAGAACATGGACGCACTACTTGCGTACCTGGAGCGAAGAGGCTGTGGCAGTGCCAAAGCTGAAACTTTCGAGTCTGATGCTCGCCGTCAAAGTGAAACCTCAACAACAGAGCTATCGCCACGGACTTCTCGTGCCATGTCGTATGGCTCAATAGCCACACCCCTTACTCCAGCTTCTGAGATTGCGTGGCAGAGTGGCGACCTGCCATCCCATCTCTCCGCATTGGTTTGCGCATATCTCCACCTCGATACTGAGCTGCATGGGCCAGAAAATTTGGCTGATGTGGGCTTTGACTCCCTCGTTGCGATTGAGATCACAAGCGACATCAGAAGACAATTCTCCTTGGTGGTTGATCTTGAGGATCTTGATGAACGTTCAACCTTTGCGGACCTCGTGCGTCTTGTCACTGGGGAGAAGATGCCAACTTCACCAGCTATCGCAGACCCTACGAAATGTGAAAGGCCCGCGACTGCTCCTCACAACATGCCACCGCATCCAGTACATGCTCCAGAGTCGCGGAACGATGTTGCAGTCTCAACACTATTCGATAATGTCAGACTAAAGTTTGATACGTATGCAGAGCAGACTGGATTCCAAGGGTTCTGGACACAAGTATGTCCTCTCCAGAGTCACCTAGTTGTGGCGTACGTGGTCGAGGCACTGGAAAAGCTCGGATGTGACTTAAAGGCTCTATCTAGTGGCCAAAAGGTTCCACCCATCCAAGTAGAGAACAAACACAAGCACTTAATGGCCAGAATGGAACTCATCCTCGCTGATGCTGGACTGCTAGAGCCACGAAACAACAGCTATTTCCGAACGGAAAAGCCCATGCCCAAAGAACCATCGTCAGCTCTCTTCACAGAAATGCTCGCTCGCCACCCACAACACACATCCGAAACCAAACTCCTCAACATCACAGCGTCCAATCTTGCCGCCTGCCTAACAGGCACAGCTGACCCACTGAGACTCCTCTTCGCCGACCCCGTAAACAAAGAAATCCTCGCCGACGTCTACGACTCAGCTCCCATGTGCCAAGCCATAACCCGCCTCCTCGCCGACTACCTCTCTCAAATCCTGTCCAGCCCCCATTactctccatcatcatcaacaacagaACCCTTCCGAATCTGCGAAGTCGGAGCCGGAACAGGCGCAACAGCACGCCAcatcatcgccttcctcGAAACCCTTGGTATAAATTTCGAATACCACTTCACCGATATCTCAGGCGCATTAGTCTCAGCCGCCAAACGCAAATTCCGCAACCTACCCGGTTTCGATAAGATGGTCTTCTCAAATCTAGATTGCAATGCGCTACCTGCTGAAGAACTTAAAGGGAAATTCGATGTTGTTATAGCCACGAATTGTATTCATGCTACTCCGCATGCGAGCCGATCGGCGAAGAATGTGAAAGCGCTACTCAAAAATGATGGAGTCTTTTGTTTGGTGGAGTTTACGAGGTCGTTGTATTGGTTTGATTTAGTCTATGGCTTGCTAGAAGGATGGTGGTTATTCGACGATGGGAGGACGCACGCGCTTGCTGATGAGCACTTTTGGAATAAGAGTCTGCGAGATGCTGGTTTTGGTCATGTCAGTTGGACAAGTGGGGATACGTTGGAAAGTCAGACTATGAGACTGATTTGTGCTTTCCCTTGA
- a CDS encoding uncharacterized protein (antiSMASH:Cluster_2): MPAPPPPPPPPPMPGMAGGPPPPPPPPPASLPARPAANEVKGRGALLGDITKGTRLKKVGVVNDRSAPIIDKPKDSGGPPIGGAPPVPGGLRPAPSGGNRARSNSDQPGNAAAGGGGMESAPQLGGLFAGGMPKLRKTGGGVNMYDSDPETNARKVSAPVSSAPSIPNGQPPPRPGAAPPPPPPGSAPLPPSVAALKSNLRPTSSLSLDSDARSKPKPPPPIGKKPPIPPPASRKPSGFASKSMLNLHTHDPPRPSSSPAPSAAPPPPPSAPRPPPAPLARQAPTPPSAPAAPPPPPVSRISNVKDDDDEYDPYNYNSRSTPPPAPPPPPQTNGAHKEVSLAQQAAMNAFGMNKQASPAAAPPAPPPPPPTAAPNRPGSVPPPAPPPPPMSRAGSSPQGPPPSPLKASTPGGMPTAGGVSLGSDGPGRMPSFPDAASYTLTNGNRSRADSGARSSGARFTVQDSRFKFQDDGQLPKPRDFAGGPKRYRAGRGSSVPLDLKAFE, encoded by the exons TCCGCCGCCCCCGCCGATGCCTGGCATGGCTGGTG GGCCaccgcctccacctccgccgccgcctgccAGTTTACCCGCGAGACCTGCTGCGAATGAGGTGAAAGGAAGA GGTGCTCTGCTTGGAGACATCACTAAGGGCACACGGCTGAAGAAAGTTGGCGTTGTCAATGACCGCAGCGCGCCTATCATCGACAAACCAAAGGACTCGGGCGGACCACCTATTGGAGGCGCGCCACCTGTTCCGGGAGGACTGAGACCTGCTCCATCAGGTGGAAACAGAGCTCGGAGCAATAGTGATCAACCAGGaaacgcagcagcaggaggaggcggTATGGAATCAGCACCGCAATTGGGAGGTCTCTTTGCGGGCGGGATGCCGAAATTGAGGAAGACGGGCGGAGGAGTGAACATGTACGATTCGGATCCAGAGACGAATGCCAGGAAGGTCTCAGCACCGGTCTCGAGTGCGCCCTCAATACCGAATGGACAACCGCCTCCCAGACCAGGCgcagcgccgccgccgcctccgccggGCTCCGCACCTCTCCCACCCTCGGTCGCTGCGCTGAAGAGCAATCTGCGCCCTACCAGTTCACTATCTCTTGACAGCGATGCACGATCGAAACCAAAGCCTCCCCCGCCGATTGGCAAGAAGCCTCCTattcctcctccagcatcGCGGAAGCCATCTGGATTTGCTTCCAAATCGATGCTGAACCTCCATACACACGATCCTCCGCGACCATCGTCCAGTCCTGCTCCTTCAGCAgcccctccacctccaccgagCGCACCTCGACCTCCTCCCGCGCCCCTCGCACGACAAGCGCCAACTCCTCCCTCAGCGCCCGcagcacctcctccacctccagtcTCACGGATAAGCAATGtcaaggacgacgatgacgagtaTGATCCATACAATTACAATTCGAGATCTACGCCACCCcctgctcctccgccgcctccgcaGACGAATGGCGCACACAAAGAAGTGAGCTTGGCACAGCAGGCTGCCATGAATGCCTTTGGAATGAACAAGCAAGCCAGTCCAGCGGCAGCCCCGCCagcgccaccgccgcccccTCCTACAGCTGCTCCGAACAGGCCTGGTTCAGTGCCTCCaccagcgccgccgccacctccaATGTCGCGGGCAGGTTCATCACCTCAAGGCCCTCCACCTTCTCCTCTGAAAGCGAGCACACCAGGTGGAATGCCAACTGCGGGAGGTGTATCACTGGGCTCCGATGGACCAGGGAGGATGCCTTCGTTCCCGGATGCCGCCAGCTATACATTGACGAATGGGAATCGAAGTCGAGCAGATAGCGGAGCTAGAAGCTCGGGAGCGCGGTTCACAGTACAGGACTCCAGATTCAAATTTCAGGACGATGGGCAGCTACCCAAACCACGAGATTTTGCTGGCGGACCAAAGAGGTATCGTGCTGGGAGGGGAAGCAGTGTGCCATTAGATTTGAAAGCTTTCGAGTAA
- a CDS encoding uncharacterized protein (antiSMASH:Cluster_2), with protein sequence MFRPTYDSEEEANYHLPRILMFHGGGTNSRIFRAQTRVLRRLLSPYFRFVFVEAPYVSYPGSDVVKVFQDMGPFKGWLRWREEDCYRDHVEATQRIHDAIEAAMVEDDMRGGEGEWVGVLGFSQGAKLAASLLYTQQYQAEVLGKPSQWPRFKFGILLQGRAPFVWLDAEEEVPAGLVDATALSTADYSNLAPIPQGRKLHIPTLHVHGLQDPNIQLHRALLKHNCDGKTARLLELDVAHRVPIKSADCTALAQEVLATARKSNAI encoded by the coding sequence ATGTTCCGACCAACATACGACTCAGAGGAGGAGGCCAACTACCATCTGCCTCGAATTCTCATGTTCCACGGAGGTGGCACAAACTCACGAATCTTCCGTGCACAAACCCGCGTACTTCGACGACTACTAAGCCCATATTTCCGCTTCGTCTTTGTCGAGGCTCCATATGTATCATACCCTGGCTCAGACGTTGTCAAAGTATTCCAAGACATGGGTCCTTTCAAGGGCTGGCTACGATGGCGAGAGGAGGACTGCTACAGAGACCATGTGGAAGCCACTCAACGAATACACGATGCCATCGAAGCTGCAATGGTTGAAGACGATATGCGTGGTGGTGAGGGGGAATGGGTTGGAGTTCTTGGCTTCAGCCAGGGTGCCAAGCTAGCCGCCTCCCTACTTTACACACAACAATACCAAGCCGAAGTTCTCGGAAAGCCTTCGCAATGGCCGCGGTTCAAATTTGGCATTTTATTACAAGGCCGCGCTCCGTTCGTGTGGCTTGATGCAGAGGAGGAAGTTCCAGCAGGATTGGTTGACGCAACGGCTTTGAGCACTGCAGACTATTCAAATCTGGCGCCGATTCCGCAGGGGAGGAAGCTGCACATTCCAACCCTGCATGTGCATGGACTGCAGGATCCAAATATTCAGCTCCACAGAGCATTACTGAAGCATAACTGTGATGGCAAGACAGCGCGGTTATTAGAATTGGATGTGGCCCACAGAGTCCCCATCAAGTCCGCAGATTGCACAGCACTAGCACAGGAAGTGCTTGCCACAGCCAGAAAATCCAATGCCATATGA